A single genomic interval of Picosynechococcus sp. PCC 7003 harbors:
- a CDS encoding glycosyltransferase family 39 protein: MASSRIFSKKDFYLLSIWVGLGTLLRFWNLTLKSVWGDEWATLVFSLGHGFREIPLDQLISPDILLAPLRYEAGTNLATVSDVLLSESNHPPLYYWLTHLWFDLWSTDGELISIFVGRSPAAFFGVLLILVVFGVSAWIFKNKWAAHGGAIAMALSPYAVYLSQEARHYTLAMIWMTLSYGCVTKIIQAQQQSQKISFQVLSGWLIVNTLGVASHYFMVLSLFVEGLVLLFCYGQDFRKNWPKKSSSKIFFPGYWRRIFCGAIASAIVVFLLLNHWQSQNNDELTSWLNQDYGWGLENLLPPLRSLGWALGMIFMLPIEADQTWLVVTSAIALLLILLWLIPNLTAAFKQGWAQLEVKIFTGLVLANLITILGITYVLKLDITLAPRYHFIYFPALIILLGFFLAQMGKNISCSQRFWPKNCRLSALMIVGLMGLSSLCVNVDLAYRKPENNQAIAQALQQNLDWNIPPIFATHYYELGVVRTQMGLAWALHHLDPSLQPRFLILDNFFKQDTAAEVLAETATQLTEPTQILMFNTHFAPPESICPLQPESGQKVTGYRYRLYFCDPSSERASRSP; encoded by the coding sequence ATGGCAAGCTCCCGAATATTTTCTAAAAAAGATTTTTATCTACTCAGCATTTGGGTGGGGTTAGGAACGTTATTGCGCTTCTGGAACCTCACCCTTAAGTCTGTGTGGGGAGACGAATGGGCCACTTTAGTATTTAGCTTGGGCCATGGCTTTCGGGAAATTCCTTTAGATCAGTTGATTTCTCCCGATATTCTCCTAGCCCCACTGCGCTATGAAGCTGGCACGAATCTTGCAACGGTCAGCGACGTGCTCCTCAGTGAGAGTAACCATCCGCCTTTGTACTACTGGCTGACCCACCTCTGGTTTGATTTGTGGAGTACAGATGGGGAACTCATTAGTATCTTTGTGGGGCGATCGCCTGCTGCTTTTTTTGGGGTTTTGCTGATTCTAGTAGTGTTTGGCGTGAGCGCCTGGATTTTCAAAAATAAATGGGCAGCCCATGGTGGGGCGATCGCCATGGCATTGTCTCCCTACGCCGTTTATCTTTCCCAGGAGGCCCGTCACTATACCCTGGCCATGATTTGGATGACTCTTTCTTATGGATGCGTTACAAAAATCATTCAAGCCCAACAACAGTCGCAAAAAATTTCATTTCAGGTGTTATCGGGTTGGCTAATTGTGAATACTTTAGGGGTGGCAAGCCATTATTTTATGGTGTTGTCTCTGTTTGTAGAAGGACTCGTTTTACTCTTTTGTTATGGTCAGGATTTCAGAAAAAATTGGCCCAAAAAATCTTCCTCAAAAATCTTTTTCCCAGGCTATTGGCGACGGATTTTTTGCGGGGCGATCGCCTCGGCAATTGTGGTTTTTTTGTTGCTCAACCACTGGCAGAGCCAAAACAATGACGAACTGACTTCCTGGCTCAATCAAGATTACGGTTGGGGGTTAGAAAATCTGTTGCCGCCGCTCCGTTCTTTGGGCTGGGCCTTGGGGATGATTTTTATGTTACCCATCGAAGCAGATCAAACTTGGCTAGTGGTGACTTCGGCGATCGCCCTTTTGTTGATTCTTTTGTGGCTTATTCCTAATCTGACGGCGGCCTTCAAACAGGGCTGGGCGCAATTAGAAGTCAAAATTTTCACAGGCCTCGTTCTCGCAAATCTGATCACGATTCTTGGCATTACCTATGTACTGAAATTGGATATTACCCTGGCTCCTCGTTACCATTTCATTTATTTTCCAGCGTTAATTATTCTATTAGGATTTTTCCTGGCGCAAATGGGAAAAAATATTTCATGCTCTCAACGATTTTGGCCTAAAAATTGCCGCCTCAGTGCCTTAATGATTGTGGGTTTAATGGGCTTGAGTAGTTTGTGCGTCAATGTAGACCTGGCCTACCGGAAGCCCGAAAATAATCAGGCGATCGCCCAAGCCCTCCAACAAAATTTAGACTGGAATATTCCTCCGATTTTCGCCACCCACTACTATGAATTGGGCGTTGTTCGCACCCAGATGGGTTTAGCTTGGGCTTTGCATCATCTCGATCCCAGCCTGCAACCCCGGTTTTTAATTCTCGATAATTTTTTCAAACAAGATACAGCGGCCGAAGTTCTTGCTGAAACTGCGACCCAGCTCACGGAACCAACTCAAATCTTGATGTTTAATACCCATTTTGCGCCCCCAGAATCAATCTGTCCGTTGCAACCGGAATCAGGGCAAAAAGTAACAGGATATCGCTATCGTTTGTATTTTTGCGATCCTTCTTCTGAACGAGCTTCTCGATCTCCATAA
- a CDS encoding pentapeptide repeat-containing protein — protein sequence MKRLLLALATLTMLLAIAKPARGENPDHVKRLLETGACQGCNLIGADLRDTHLIGADLRDANLSYANLEGANLEGADLTGANLSGADFTDVFLTNAVLNYARMNRVNFTAARMYDTHVFGAVMEDLTLTDAELFNTDISVGGSYEDVELLEQY from the coding sequence ATGAAACGCCTATTATTAGCCCTCGCAACCCTCACCATGCTCTTGGCGATCGCCAAGCCAGCTAGAGGCGAAAACCCAGACCACGTCAAACGTCTGTTGGAAACAGGTGCCTGCCAAGGCTGTAACCTCATCGGTGCAGATCTTCGGGATACTCACCTAATCGGGGCCGACCTGCGAGATGCCAACCTCAGTTATGCCAACCTCGAAGGGGCCAACCTCGAAGGAGCTGATTTAACGGGTGCGAACCTTTCCGGGGCCGACTTTACCGACGTTTTTCTGACTAACGCGGTCTTAAACTATGCCCGAATGAACCGGGTAAATTTCACCGCTGCCCGGATGTATGATACCCATGTCTTCGGCGCTGTGATGGAAGATTTAACCTTAACCGATGCGGAATTATTTAATACCGATATCAGCGTTGGTGGTAGCTACGAAGACGTTGAATTGCTCGAACAATACTAA
- a CDS encoding superoxide dismutase yields MGYELPALPYDYTALEPHISKSTLEFHHDKHHAGYVSKYNDAVAGTDMDSKSIEDVIKAVAADPAKAGLFNNAAQAWNHSFYWNCMKPGGGGQPTGALADKINADFGSFDKFVEAFKTAGATQFGSGWAWLVLDNGTLKVTKTGNAGNPMTEGQTPLLTMDVWEHAYYLDYQNRRPDYISTFLTSLVNWDFVAANLAAA; encoded by the coding sequence ATGGGATACGAACTACCTGCATTACCCTACGATTACACTGCCCTCGAACCCCACATCTCGAAGAGCACCTTAGAATTTCACCATGACAAGCACCATGCGGGCTATGTCTCTAAGTACAACGATGCCGTAGCTGGCACCGACATGGATAGCAAAAGTATCGAAGACGTAATCAAAGCTGTAGCCGCAGATCCCGCCAAAGCAGGTTTGTTTAATAATGCTGCCCAAGCGTGGAACCACAGCTTCTACTGGAACTGCATGAAGCCCGGTGGCGGTGGTCAACCCACTGGTGCCCTTGCCGACAAAATCAACGCCGACTTCGGTAGTTTCGATAAGTTTGTTGAGGCTTTTAAGACCGCTGGTGCCACCCAGTTCGGTAGTGGTTGGGCTTGGCTCGTCCTCGATAATGGCACCCTCAAGGTCACCAAAACTGGCAATGCTGGCAACCCCATGACCGAAGGCCAAACGCCCCTCCTCACCATGGACGTTTGGGAACATGCCTACTACCTCGACTACCAAAACCGTCGCCCCGACTACATCAGTACCTTCCTCACCAGTCTTGTGAACTGGGACTTCGTGGCGGCTAACCTCGCAGCGGCCTAA